A single window of Halobacteriovorax sp. GB3 DNA harbors:
- a CDS encoding phosphatidate cytidylyltransferase, whose amino-acid sequence MSNTQLRIISAAVMALIVSICLFLGEKTTLLFIMVAGVLSTDEIYCNFLKKKRFGGLYFVSQALFAAPFIYFNFISDNGEAFDHFILSSLVLNFFLIYYLFFMKMSSRNVIKVMTKAPFLAGIVLLLPFMSLTALFSSEKWLSWIAVILLVNFGMDTGAWFFGKNFGKRKLWPSVSPKKTVEGLLGGMLTSSVLGGLAFYFLFERSAFFVWPLFFMLGGVSQLGDLVQSKLKRQFGIKDSSSLIPGHGGVYDRIDSLLFLSPFFVWALKAAGRI is encoded by the coding sequence ATGAGTAATACGCAACTGAGAATTATATCTGCAGCTGTAATGGCACTAATTGTGTCTATTTGTTTGTTTCTTGGTGAGAAAACGACATTATTATTTATAATGGTTGCCGGAGTTTTATCAACGGATGAAATTTACTGTAACTTTTTAAAGAAAAAGAGATTTGGTGGACTGTACTTTGTTTCACAAGCACTCTTTGCTGCACCTTTCATTTATTTTAATTTTATCTCAGATAATGGAGAAGCATTCGATCACTTTATTTTGTCTTCTCTCGTATTAAACTTTTTTCTTATTTATTATCTCTTCTTTATGAAAATGAGCTCGAGAAATGTCATAAAAGTAATGACGAAGGCTCCATTCTTAGCAGGTATAGTTCTCTTGCTACCATTTATGTCGCTTACAGCTTTGTTTAGTTCTGAAAAGTGGCTTTCTTGGATTGCTGTAATTTTACTTGTGAATTTTGGAATGGACACTGGGGCTTGGTTTTTTGGAAAAAACTTCGGTAAGAGAAAATTATGGCCGAGTGTAAGTCCAAAGAAAACGGTCGAAGGGCTGCTTGGAGGTATGCTTACTTCTTCAGTTCTCGGTGGTTTAGCCTTTTACTTTCTTTTTGAAAGATCAGCTTTTTTTGTTTGGCCATTGTTCTTTATGCTTGGTGGTGTATCTCAGCTCGGAGATTTGGTACAATCTAAGCTGAAAAGGCAATTTGGAATTAAAGATAGTTCTTCTCTAATTCCAGGTCATGGTGGAGTTTACGACAGAATTGATAGCTTGCTTTTTCTGTCACCATTTTTTGTTTGGGCCTTGAAGGCCGCAGGAAGAATTTAG
- a CDS encoding flavin reductase family protein: MLSFNTNGPFQDNYKFLIGSILPRPIALVSTLNSDGTNNLAPFSFFTAVSASPMIIAFSPMIRSATGEMKDTPKNIIENGEFVINIVSEQIAEQVNLASTELPYGEDEFKIAGLTPIDSDIIAPKRVKESLIHFECKFRDRLSYGDEPGCGQIITGEVVKVHIDESVYENGRIITQKLQPVGRGAGNDWFRCTETFAMERLMKAQIQK; this comes from the coding sequence ATGCTTTCATTTAATACAAATGGACCTTTTCAGGACAACTATAAATTTCTAATTGGTTCAATCCTACCTAGACCAATTGCACTCGTTTCGACTCTTAATAGTGACGGAACAAATAACCTAGCACCCTTTTCGTTCTTTACGGCCGTAAGTGCTAGCCCAATGATTATTGCTTTTTCTCCTATGATTAGAAGCGCCACAGGAGAGATGAAAGACACTCCTAAGAACATTATTGAAAATGGTGAATTCGTTATCAACATTGTTAGTGAGCAAATTGCTGAGCAAGTTAATCTTGCTTCTACTGAACTTCCTTATGGTGAAGACGAGTTCAAAATAGCAGGTCTTACTCCAATTGATTCAGATATCATTGCACCAAAGAGAGTCAAAGAAAGTCTTATTCATTTTGAGTGTAAATTCAGAGATAGACTTAGCTATGGGGATGAACCAGGTTGTGGTCAAATCATCACAGGTGAAGTTGTAAAAGTTCATATTGATGAATCAGTTTACGAGAATGGTAGAATTATTACGCAAAAGCTTCAACCGGTAGGTCGTGGTGCTGGAAATGATTGGTTCCGTTGCACTGAAACTTTTGCGATGGAAAGACTAATGAAGGCCCAAATTCAAAAATAA
- the tig gene encoding trigger factor, with amino-acid sequence MAYSVESINGCTKKIAFNFDKLDLTEQIKSAVKAKQKQVNIKGFRKGKAPLDMVEKMYGPQIESDALNQFVQKEFFEAVNEEKLRVVGYPNFENVNYDSGKSVSFDALVEVFPQVEVKDMSKLSFTKEKVEVTDEEVENVKKNYLNSRAEMKEVEDESTTLDKGLFAVFNFQGEKEDGSKPENMKGEEFLLEIGSGQFIPGFEDGMIGMKKGDKKVIDLTFPADYHVDELKDAKVKFDVELLEVKAKNYPEFTDELAKEFGFDSVEDFATKTKENLVSQKERQAQEKLNQEILEKLISENSFEVPSALVSQQEEYLKQDLTRTLKQQGFNDDMAEEYFSKWAGDMTEKAVFQVKSGLILDALANQFKVEASDEDFNAKVEENAKMSGLDVEQVKKYYSEANVKQNLMYAIREEKTFSKIAEVVTVK; translated from the coding sequence ATGGCTTACTCTGTTGAAAGCATTAACGGATGCACGAAAAAAATCGCATTTAACTTCGACAAACTCGATCTTACTGAGCAAATCAAGTCTGCGGTAAAAGCAAAGCAAAAGCAAGTTAACATCAAAGGTTTCAGAAAGGGGAAAGCTCCTCTTGATATGGTTGAGAAAATGTATGGACCACAAATTGAGTCAGATGCACTTAACCAATTTGTACAAAAAGAATTCTTCGAAGCAGTTAACGAAGAAAAACTAAGAGTTGTTGGATACCCTAACTTTGAAAACGTAAACTATGACTCAGGAAAATCTGTAAGCTTTGATGCTCTTGTAGAAGTGTTTCCACAAGTAGAAGTTAAAGATATGTCTAAGCTTTCTTTCACTAAAGAGAAAGTTGAAGTAACTGACGAAGAAGTAGAGAACGTTAAGAAGAACTATCTAAACTCTAGAGCAGAGATGAAAGAAGTTGAAGATGAGTCTACAACTTTAGATAAAGGTCTTTTTGCTGTTTTCAATTTTCAAGGTGAGAAAGAAGATGGTTCTAAGCCAGAGAATATGAAGGGTGAGGAATTCCTTCTAGAAATCGGTTCTGGACAATTTATTCCAGGTTTCGAAGATGGAATGATTGGTATGAAAAAAGGTGATAAGAAAGTTATCGACCTTACTTTCCCAGCTGATTACCACGTAGATGAACTAAAAGATGCTAAAGTAAAATTTGATGTTGAGCTTCTTGAAGTTAAAGCTAAGAACTACCCAGAGTTTACTGACGAACTAGCTAAAGAATTTGGTTTTGACTCTGTAGAAGACTTTGCTACTAAAACAAAAGAAAATCTAGTTTCTCAAAAAGAAAGACAAGCTCAGGAAAAACTTAACCAAGAAATTCTTGAAAAACTTATTTCTGAAAACTCATTTGAAGTTCCTTCAGCACTTGTTTCTCAACAAGAAGAGTACCTTAAGCAAGATCTTACGAGAACTCTTAAGCAACAAGGTTTTAACGATGATATGGCCGAAGAGTACTTCTCTAAATGGGCCGGAGATATGACTGAAAAAGCTGTTTTCCAAGTTAAGTCTGGGCTAATCCTAGATGCACTTGCAAACCAATTTAAAGTTGAAGCTTCTGATGAAGACTTCAATGCTAAGGTTGAGGAAAATGCTAAAATGTCTGGTCTTGATGTTGAACAAGTAAAGAAATATTATTCAGAAGCGAACGTAAAACAAAACCTTATGTACGCTATCAGAGAAGAAAAAACTTTCAGCAAGATTGCTGAAGTTGTTACTGTTAAGTAA
- a CDS encoding response regulator encodes MNILVVDDEKMLVESIADTLSAYDAIRNVIKAYDGAQALQKLSNQKFDIIILDIDMPRKSGLEILKFIRDDDLNSSAFVLMISGNFTPDYIKEATQSTKYFLAKPFKVNNLKEKLGQILLEKKKQASVA; translated from the coding sequence ATGAATATTCTTGTCGTCGATGACGAAAAAATGCTGGTCGAATCCATTGCAGATACCCTGTCTGCTTATGATGCCATAAGAAATGTAATCAAGGCCTATGATGGCGCACAAGCATTACAAAAACTTAGTAATCAAAAGTTTGATATCATTATCTTAGATATCGATATGCCGAGAAAAAGTGGATTAGAGATTCTTAAGTTTATTAGAGATGATGATCTTAATTCATCAGCATTTGTTTTGATGATCTCAGGAAATTTTACGCCGGATTATATTAAAGAGGCCACGCAATCGACCAAGTATTTTCTGGCCAAGCCTTTTAAGGTAAATAACCTCAAAGAAAAACTCGGCCAGATACTTTTAGAAAAAAAGAAACAAGCTTCAGTGGCCTAA
- the pyrH gene encoding UMP kinase yields MKYKRILLKLSGEALAGDQGYGITPEVLGQFADEVKELNELGIEVAVVIGGGNIHRGVAGSTKGMDRTTSDHMGMLATVINALALQDSLERKGVYTRVLSAIKMQEICESYIRRRAMRHLEKGRVVIFAAGTGNPYFTTDTTAALRANEIDADIIMKATKVDGIYDKDPVVHKDAVKFDELKYIDVLNRGIKVMDSAAISLCMDNNIEIRVFNTFEKGNIKRVVMGEDIGTKVVK; encoded by the coding sequence GTGAAATACAAAAGAATTCTATTGAAATTATCAGGAGAGGCCTTAGCTGGAGATCAAGGTTATGGGATTACACCTGAGGTTCTAGGTCAATTTGCAGATGAAGTTAAAGAGCTTAATGAGCTTGGAATTGAAGTTGCTGTTGTTATTGGTGGAGGGAATATCCATAGAGGTGTTGCCGGTTCCACTAAGGGAATGGATAGAACAACTTCTGATCATATGGGTATGCTTGCGACTGTGATTAATGCGCTAGCCCTGCAAGACTCGTTAGAAAGAAAAGGTGTCTACACGAGAGTTCTCTCGGCAATTAAAATGCAGGAAATTTGTGAGTCTTATATTAGACGAAGAGCAATGCGTCACCTAGAGAAGGGACGAGTTGTTATCTTTGCTGCTGGAACAGGTAACCCTTATTTCACGACAGATACGACAGCTGCTCTAAGAGCAAATGAAATTGACGCAGATATTATTATGAAAGCGACTAAGGTTGACGGTATTTATGATAAAGACCCTGTTGTTCATAAAGATGCTGTCAAGTTCGATGAGTTGAAGTATATTGATGTACTAAACCGTGGTATTAAAGTCATGGACTCTGCGGCAATCTCTCTGTGTATGGACAATAATATTGAAATTAGAGTCTTTAACACTTTCGAAAAAGGAAATATTAAGAGAGTTGTTATGGGAGAAGATATAGGAACTAAAGTCGTTAAATAA
- a CDS encoding homogentisate 1,2-dioxygenase: MESFKSSGIYTKQAHVKIPEGLYEEEHGRNGFFGRVSQIYHQNPPVNWTNIEGELKPQLQPPMFSSQLKENYFQPILFNNDVQIAIAHFTRSFNCFFRNADFDELYFIHDGEGRFESIYGHLNYKKGDYITMPRGTTYKMFIDSPTKIFKVDSRSEFEQPDRGMLGPNALYDQTAIETPEVALGSDQDLEEYVLEIQRLGKITRVTYPFNPLDAKGWKGSVYPSKLSIYDLCPIMSHRYHIPPSGHTTFVCRNFVVCSFVERPLEDKKHGVLKVPFYHSNIDFDEVLFYHQGDFFSRDNIDAGALTFHPQGIHHGPHPKAFKAGDDKEYTDEYAVMVDTRFPLEPTEWFKKNEVKDYWKSWM; encoded by the coding sequence ATGGAAAGCTTTAAATCAAGTGGAATTTATACAAAACAAGCTCACGTAAAAATACCTGAAGGTCTTTATGAAGAAGAGCACGGAAGAAATGGTTTCTTTGGTCGTGTATCTCAGATCTACCACCAAAATCCTCCTGTAAATTGGACTAATATTGAAGGTGAACTTAAACCTCAACTTCAGCCTCCAATGTTTTCTTCTCAATTAAAAGAAAATTATTTTCAGCCAATTCTTTTTAACAATGATGTTCAGATTGCCATTGCCCATTTCACAAGAAGCTTCAATTGCTTTTTTAGAAATGCTGATTTTGATGAACTCTACTTTATTCATGATGGAGAAGGACGTTTCGAAAGTATTTATGGTCACCTCAATTATAAGAAAGGCGATTACATCACAATGCCAAGAGGAACAACTTATAAAATGTTTATCGACTCTCCTACAAAAATTTTCAAAGTAGACTCGAGATCTGAATTTGAACAACCTGATCGTGGAATGCTCGGACCAAATGCTCTCTATGATCAAACGGCCATTGAAACTCCAGAAGTTGCACTAGGTTCTGATCAAGATTTAGAAGAATATGTTCTCGAAATTCAAAGATTAGGAAAAATAACAAGAGTGACTTATCCATTTAATCCTCTTGATGCTAAAGGTTGGAAAGGTTCTGTTTATCCAAGTAAGCTTTCAATCTATGACTTATGTCCTATCATGAGTCATCGCTATCACATTCCTCCTTCAGGACATACGACATTTGTTTGTAGAAACTTTGTTGTATGCTCATTTGTTGAGAGACCACTTGAAGATAAGAAACACGGTGTATTAAAAGTTCCTTTCTATCATTCAAATATCGACTTTGATGAAGTTCTTTTCTATCACCAAGGTGATTTCTTCAGTAGAGATAATATAGATGCTGGAGCTTTAACATTCCACCCTCAAGGAATTCACCACGGCCCTCACCCAAAGGCCTTCAAAGCGGGTGATGACAAAGAATATACTGATGAATACGCTGTCATGGTCGATACGAGATTCCCACTTGAGCCTACAGAATGGTTTAAGAAGAATGAAGTAAAAGACTATTGGAAAAGCTGGATGTAA
- the pssA gene encoding CDP-diacylglycerol--serine O-phosphatidyltransferase — translation MILDTPKKVAFFLPNTFTALNMGCGFASIIFSWKGDFLSACTILLLGAIFDSVDGRVARMTGTQSQFGEQFDSLSDLISFGAAPSFMAYNYFLADYGRLGIVVAFIYLLCGALRLARFNANITKVSSDYFQGLPIPGAALGLIGYVLIHLEIESLRTVKVISIAYVLFYSFLMISNIPFNSFKNSNWVKKYKKAVFFIILLIIGLVISYTKYMVVTLITTYVAFSLIYFFKNKGKFEHIFEWSNDNEDEEDS, via the coding sequence ATGATTTTAGATACACCAAAGAAGGTAGCCTTCTTTTTACCAAATACATTTACTGCTCTCAATATGGGATGTGGTTTTGCTTCAATCATCTTTTCTTGGAAAGGTGATTTTCTAAGTGCTTGTACTATTTTATTACTTGGAGCAATCTTTGACTCTGTTGATGGGAGAGTTGCTAGAATGACAGGAACTCAATCTCAATTTGGAGAACAATTTGATTCTCTAAGTGATTTGATTTCATTTGGTGCGGCTCCTTCATTTATGGCCTATAATTATTTTTTAGCTGACTATGGAAGGCTTGGGATCGTTGTTGCCTTTATTTATTTGTTATGTGGAGCTTTAAGATTAGCGCGATTCAATGCTAATATCACGAAAGTGTCTTCTGATTATTTCCAAGGCTTACCTATTCCTGGAGCTGCGTTAGGTTTAATCGGTTATGTTCTGATTCATTTAGAAATTGAAAGTTTGAGAACTGTGAAGGTCATCTCGATTGCTTACGTACTCTTTTATTCTTTCTTAATGATTTCAAATATTCCATTTAATTCATTTAAAAACTCAAACTGGGTTAAAAAATATAAGAAGGCGGTATTCTTTATTATTCTTCTTATTATTGGTCTTGTGATTTCTTATACTAAGTATATGGTCGTTACGCTTATTACGACTTATGTTGCATTTAGCTTAATCTATTTCTTTAAAAATAAAGGTAAGTTCGAGCACATCTTTGAATGGAGTAACGATAATGAAGACGAAGAAGATTCTTAA
- the uppS gene encoding polyprenyl diphosphate synthase, producing MTQNEICGPRHVAIIMDGNGRWAQERKHPRVWGHIRGSQIVSQIVEQADDCGVKALTLYAFSTENWSRPVTEVKVLFTLLRKFLKKERKRILANNISFKVIGDISDLPAATQKLILDLEEETKDFEGLKLTFAFGYGGRKEIIDSINKFIKENPGKELEESKLNSLLYRPEIGDVDLLIRTGGDKRISNYLLWQIAYAELWFTKTKWPDFTREEFKNILLEVSKRERRFGMVSTTDCLENSRKQADENLKIIRKN from the coding sequence ATGACTCAAAATGAAATATGTGGACCTCGTCATGTTGCCATCATTATGGATGGCAACGGACGATGGGCACAAGAGAGAAAACATCCTAGAGTTTGGGGTCACATACGTGGTTCACAAATTGTCTCACAAATAGTTGAGCAGGCAGATGATTGCGGTGTAAAAGCTTTAACTCTCTACGCATTTTCTACTGAAAACTGGAGTCGTCCAGTTACTGAAGTGAAAGTTCTTTTCACGCTATTAAGAAAATTTCTAAAAAAAGAAAGAAAGAGAATCCTTGCTAACAATATTAGTTTCAAGGTTATTGGTGATATTTCTGATTTGCCAGCGGCCACTCAAAAATTGATTCTAGATCTTGAAGAAGAAACAAAAGACTTCGAAGGTTTAAAATTAACTTTTGCTTTTGGTTACGGTGGACGTAAAGAAATCATCGATTCAATTAATAAGTTTATAAAAGAAAATCCAGGTAAAGAGCTAGAGGAATCTAAGCTTAATTCACTTCTTTATCGTCCTGAAATTGGTGATGTTGATCTATTGATTAGAACTGGTGGCGATAAAAGAATTTCAAATTATCTTCTTTGGCAGATTGCCTATGCGGAGCTTTGGTTTACGAAAACGAAATGGCCCGATTTTACGAGAGAAGAATTCAAGAATATACTTTTAGAAGTATCAAAGAGAGAAAGACGATTTGGAATGGTTTCAACAACTGATTGTCTTGAAAACTCTCGCAAGCAAGCGGATGAGAATTTAAAAATTATTCGCAAAAACTAG
- the rseP gene encoding RIP metalloprotease RseP codes for MIEKIGIFVLFLGPLVFFHELGHFFFARLFGVRVEVFSIGFGPKLFSFKKGDTQYAVSLIPLGGYVKMYGDDPFNKDAVPEEERKYSFNHKSKWARFWIVFGGPLANFILAYFLFFSLFLSGERVPEVKIGAVPNTSVVYSLGVRSGDVLAQINDKVVTGPSDVALVATSDIDTIAVQRLSKRIELKINMKGEDFLKAFMKFPPFTLRRPIVSDTDGQMYYLSTSDQKVDWNFSLEEIALAQIKSLYMVKLPKEVDLSQKDLGPAKFESSPLNIEYTNNEEFYSALQQKGLYTIDMIVKSVSMKSPADRAGISANDIILALNGQKIYSFETLRTTLQKIDSNSVKVQTLKSNGDRREYELIPDKKMIEDQEVKLIGVYSNGAFNGVRFIDTPSKGFVNSFMMSFPKTWETMGKTLEGFGKLISGEVSVKNIGGPIAIGKVASDSFNTSLTYFFQLMALFSVHLGIINLFPIPVLDGGHIMFIFLEIVNRGPLSRRKMEIAQQMGLSVLLMLMIGAIFNDFSRFF; via the coding sequence ATGATAGAAAAAATTGGAATTTTTGTTTTATTTTTAGGTCCACTTGTATTTTTTCACGAGCTTGGACACTTCTTTTTTGCAAGACTCTTTGGAGTTAGAGTAGAGGTTTTCTCTATTGGTTTTGGGCCGAAGCTTTTTTCTTTCAAAAAAGGTGATACTCAATACGCAGTTTCATTAATTCCACTTGGTGGATACGTTAAAATGTATGGAGATGATCCATTTAACAAAGACGCTGTACCTGAAGAAGAAAGAAAATACAGCTTTAACCATAAGAGTAAGTGGGCGAGATTTTGGATTGTATTTGGTGGTCCTCTCGCTAACTTTATCCTTGCTTACTTTTTATTTTTCTCACTTTTTCTCAGTGGAGAAAGAGTTCCAGAAGTTAAAATCGGAGCAGTTCCAAATACTTCAGTAGTATATAGTTTAGGTGTTCGCTCCGGTGATGTTTTAGCTCAAATCAATGACAAAGTTGTTACGGGGCCAAGTGATGTTGCTTTGGTTGCAACAAGTGATATTGATACGATTGCTGTTCAAAGACTTAGTAAAAGAATTGAACTAAAGATAAATATGAAAGGCGAAGATTTTCTAAAAGCTTTTATGAAATTTCCTCCGTTTACTTTAAGAAGACCAATCGTTTCTGATACCGATGGACAGATGTACTACCTTTCTACAAGTGATCAGAAAGTCGATTGGAATTTCTCGCTTGAAGAAATAGCTTTGGCCCAAATTAAGAGCCTTTATATGGTTAAACTTCCAAAGGAGGTAGACCTTTCTCAAAAGGATTTAGGACCAGCGAAGTTTGAATCGTCTCCACTTAATATCGAGTACACAAATAATGAAGAATTCTATTCTGCCCTTCAACAAAAGGGACTCTATACAATCGATATGATTGTTAAGTCCGTATCAATGAAGTCACCTGCAGATAGAGCAGGGATCTCGGCCAATGATATTATCTTGGCGCTTAATGGTCAGAAAATTTATAGCTTTGAAACATTGAGAACGACGCTTCAAAAAATAGACTCTAATTCAGTCAAAGTTCAAACATTGAAATCCAATGGAGACAGAAGAGAATATGAGTTAATACCAGATAAGAAGATGATTGAAGATCAAGAAGTGAAACTTATTGGTGTTTATAGTAATGGTGCCTTTAATGGTGTGAGATTCATTGATACTCCATCAAAAGGATTCGTTAATTCATTTATGATGTCGTTTCCTAAAACATGGGAGACTATGGGCAAAACGCTAGAGGGTTTTGGGAAGCTTATCTCTGGAGAAGTTTCTGTTAAAAATATTGGTGGTCCAATTGCTATTGGTAAAGTTGCATCGGATTCATTTAATACGAGTTTAACTTACTTCTTTCAGTTAATGGCCTTATTTAGTGTTCACTTAGGAATTATTAACCTTTTTCCAATACCTGTTTTAGATGGTGGACACATTATGTTTATTTTTCTAGAAATCGTTAATAGAGGACCTCTTTCTCGTAGGAAAATGGAAATTGCTCAGCAGATGGGGCTTTCAGTTCTTCTTATGCTTATGATTGGGGCGATTTTTAATGATTTCTCGAGATTCTTTTAA
- the frr gene encoding ribosome recycling factor gives MLNEIKAELETSMNKAIDSLKYQMTKVRTGRASASVLDGVNVDYYGAPTPVNQVGQVSTPEARLLQIQPFDKTLIPEIEKAIINANLGLTPTNDGNLIRISFPALTEERRKEQVKDIKKLGEDAKISIRNARRDQNEVIKKAEKNKEISEDDSKKFQAEVQKITDKFVADVDVVVEAKEKEVLTV, from the coding sequence ATGTTGAATGAAATTAAAGCTGAATTAGAAACATCAATGAATAAAGCAATTGATTCTTTAAAGTATCAAATGACAAAAGTAAGAACAGGAAGAGCTTCGGCATCTGTACTTGATGGTGTTAACGTTGATTACTATGGAGCACCAACTCCAGTTAATCAAGTTGGACAAGTTTCAACTCCAGAAGCTAGACTTCTTCAAATTCAACCATTTGATAAAACATTGATTCCTGAAATTGAAAAAGCAATTATCAATGCAAACTTAGGACTAACCCCAACAAATGATGGAAACTTAATCCGTATTTCTTTTCCGGCATTAACTGAAGAGAGAAGAAAGGAACAAGTTAAAGACATTAAGAAGCTTGGTGAAGACGCTAAAATTTCAATTCGTAATGCTCGTAGAGACCAAAACGAAGTGATCAAAAAAGCTGAGAAGAATAAGGAAATTTCAGAAGATGATTCTAAGAAGTTTCAAGCTGAAGTTCAAAAAATAACTGATAAGTTTGTTGCTGACGTTGATGTTGTTGTAGAAGCTAAAGAAAAAGAAGTTCTCACAGTATAA
- the truA gene encoding tRNA pseudouridine(38-40) synthase TruA — MNFYKAVISYKGTRYQGWQIQPGDELKTVQGSLNKALSKISKSSNVRTIGSGRTDSGVHAFGQVVRIEIPLDINEMGLLKGLNSNLSDDIRVLSLEKSSEDFHPVFHAKEKEYHYRFTCKEIHSPFTKDLMTTYPYELDFDEMNKACKAFVGKHDFADFRCVGTDIDNTVREIFDCRIEKIIESSWQSRFNDEYYVLIVRGSGFLKQMVRLIMGTIWSVGKGRTQVEQISKALKNPTGNKLGVVAPAEGLYLIKVDY; from the coding sequence TTGAATTTCTATAAAGCGGTTATTTCTTATAAGGGAACACGGTATCAAGGTTGGCAAATTCAACCAGGAGATGAACTGAAAACTGTTCAGGGTTCTTTAAATAAGGCCTTATCAAAAATATCTAAATCTTCTAATGTTCGTACAATTGGCTCTGGTCGTACAGACTCTGGTGTTCATGCATTTGGGCAAGTTGTTCGAATTGAAATTCCATTAGATATAAATGAAATGGGATTGCTAAAGGGATTAAACTCCAATTTGTCTGATGACATCAGAGTTTTAAGTCTCGAAAAGTCATCAGAAGATTTTCATCCTGTTTTTCATGCTAAAGAAAAAGAATATCATTATCGTTTTACTTGCAAAGAGATTCATTCTCCATTCACTAAAGATCTAATGACGACATATCCATATGAATTAGATTTTGATGAAATGAACAAGGCCTGTAAGGCATTTGTTGGAAAACATGACTTTGCAGATTTTAGATGTGTTGGAACAGATATTGATAATACTGTGCGTGAGATTTTTGACTGTCGAATTGAGAAGATCATCGAGTCTTCCTGGCAATCGAGATTTAACGATGAATATTATGTATTGATTGTGAGAGGGAGTGGCTTTCTCAAACAAATGGTACGTTTAATTATGGGGACAATTTGGAGCGTTGGGAAAGGTCGAACTCAAGTAGAGCAGATCTCGAAAGCTTTAAAAAATCCTACTGGAAATAAATTGGGAGTGGTAGCTCCTGCTGAAGGTCTTTATCTTATAAAAGTAGATTATTAA
- a CDS encoding fumarylacetoacetate hydrolase family protein has protein sequence MKICQVKINTSYGTQTRMGILINDNQVIDVNHVWSMYYAKDNRYNSQERADYICPNSLHTILTLKDQPIEFFQMTQTLFETYQKDGDLDLSGNGKLLYSLDDESIALTKPIDKITTYRDFYAHEKHVAKGFEKRNEPIPEAWYEIPAYYKGPSAGFIGPEDEVLWPHYSNILDYELELGVIVGKEGKNIKAENATDHIFGFSILNDISARDIQRKEMAIRLGPAKGKDFCSVIGPVITTIDEFNNKEPDLLMTATINGQEWSRGQSGDSHFSFSEMIAHVSMDEWVLPGDFMGSGTVGTGCGLEIDKWIQSGDTIELFVEGIGTLRNKIGNKRTV, from the coding sequence ATGAAAATTTGTCAGGTTAAAATTAATACAAGTTACGGTACTCAAACAAGAATGGGTATTCTTATCAATGACAATCAAGTTATCGATGTGAACCATGTTTGGTCAATGTACTATGCAAAAGATAATCGCTACAACTCTCAAGAGAGAGCTGACTACATTTGTCCAAACTCTCTTCATACAATCCTAACTCTAAAAGATCAGCCTATTGAGTTTTTTCAAATGACTCAGACACTTTTTGAAACATATCAAAAAGATGGAGACCTTGATCTAAGTGGAAATGGAAAGTTACTCTACTCACTAGATGATGAAAGCATCGCTCTAACAAAGCCAATCGACAAGATAACAACTTATCGTGATTTTTATGCACATGAAAAACACGTTGCAAAAGGTTTTGAAAAGCGTAACGAGCCAATTCCTGAGGCATGGTATGAAATACCTGCTTACTACAAAGGTCCTTCCGCAGGTTTCATTGGACCTGAGGATGAAGTTCTGTGGCCACACTACTCTAATATTTTAGATTATGAATTAGAGCTTGGAGTTATTGTTGGTAAAGAAGGAAAGAATATTAAAGCAGAGAATGCTACTGATCATATTTTTGGTTTTTCTATTCTAAATGATATTTCTGCTCGAGATATTCAAAGAAAAGAAATGGCAATTCGATTGGGACCAGCAAAAGGTAAAGACTTCTGTTCTGTTATTGGTCCAGTCATCACGACAATTGATGAGTTCAATAATAAAGAACCAGACCTACTCATGACAGCAACGATAAATGGTCAAGAATGGTCACGTGGTCAATCTGGAGACTCTCATTTCAGCTTTAGTGAGATGATCGCTCATGTCTCAATGGATGAGTGGGTTCTTCCTGGAGACTTCATGGGATCGGGAACGGTTGGAACTGGTTGCGGACTAGAAATAGATAAATGGATTCAATCAGGAGATACAATAGAACTCTTTGTTGAAGGTATTGGAACTCTAAGAAATAAAATTGGTAACAAGAGGACAGTGTAA